From the genome of Streptomyces sp. SID8374:
GATAACCGAGCTGACGGCGGTGATCGACACGGTTCCTATGAAGCCGTCGCGGAACTCTGGGAAATTGTCGAGCAGTACGTTCATGAGGTCTCCGCGTCGGCGGTCAGCGGCATCAGGGCAGGGGAAGGGGCGCCCCGTACGTCCGCCGCGCCCCGCAGGGGCGGCGGCGTACGGGACGCCTCAAGTCACACGCGGTGCGTCGGTGACGGGGCGTCGGCCGGGGGACGGCCGGGCGGCGTCAGTAGCGCTCGAGCGCCGGCGGCTCGATGTAGTCCGAACCGGACAGGCCCAGCGTGGCCTCGTAGATCTTCTTGTACGTGCCGTCCTTGACGTGGTTCTCCAGCGAGTTGTTGATCGCGTCGCGCAGGACCTTGTCGTCCTTGTTCAGGCCGACGCCGTAGGGCTCGCTGGTGAACGGCTGGCCGACGACCTTGAGCTTGCCGGGGTTGGCGGCCGCGTAACCCTTGAGGATCGAGTCGTCCGTGGTGAGGGCGTCGACCTGCTTGGTCAGCACCTGCTGCACGCAGTCGGAGTACTTGGCCAACTCGACGACGTTCGCGCCGTACTCGGGCTTCTTGATCTCCTGGAGCGGCGTGGAGCCGACGATCGAGCAGACCTTCTTGCCCTTCACCGACTCCTTGCCCTTGATCGAGTCGTCGTCCTTGCGGACCAGGAGGTCGGCGCCCGCCTTGTAGTACGGACCGGCGAAGCCGACCTGCTTCTTGCGCTCGTCGTTGATCGTGTACGTACCGACGAAGTAGTCGACCTGGCCCTTGGAGATGGCCGTCTCACGGATGCCGGAGTCGACGGTCTTCCACTCGATCTGCTTCTCCGTGAAGCCGAGGTCCGCCGCGATCATCTTGGCGATCTCGATGTCGAAGCCGGAGCGCTCCTTGGTGGACTGGTCCTCGAAGCCGAGGTAGGGCTGGTCCGCCTTGGCGCCGATGATCAGCTTGCCGCGCTGCTTCGCCTTCTTGAAGACCGGCGAGTCCAGGTCGACGTCCTTGGCGACGGTGTACGTGGGCAGCTCGGGGGCCTCGGAGGAACCGGGCTTGGTGCCGCCCGGTTTGTCACCGGCGGAACCCTCCTTGCCACCACACGCGGTCGCGGTCAGGGCGAGGACGGCGATGGCCGCGACGGCGGCCGACTTGCGGAGCTTCATGTGAGTTTTCCTTATGCCGTAGGTCGTTGTCGTCAGTCGTCGGTCGTCAGTGGTGCAGGATCTTCGACAGGAAGTCCTTGGCCCGGTCGCTGCGCGGGTTGCTGAAGAACTGCTCGGGCGTGGCCTCTTCGACGATCTTTCCGTCCGCCATGAACACCACGCGGTTGGCGGCGGAGCGGGCGAAGCCCATCTCGTGGGTGACGACGATCATCGTCATCCCGTCCCGGGCCAGCTGCTGCATGACTTCCAGGACCTCGTTGATCATCTCCGGGTCGAGAGCCGACGTGGGCTCGTCGAAGAGCATGACCTTCGGGTCCATCGCCAACGCCCGCGCGATCGCGACGCGTTGCTGCTGGCCACCGGAGAGCTGTGCCGGGTACTTGTCGGCCTGCACGCCGACGCCCACGCGGTCGAGAAGGGTGCGGGCCTTCTCCTCCGCGGCCTTCTTGTCCGCCTTGCGGACCTTGGTCTGGCCCAGCACGACGTTCTCCAGCACCGTCTTGTGCGCGAAGAGATTGAACGACTGGAAGACCATGCCCACGTCTGCGCGCAGCCGCGCCAGCTCCTTGCCCTCCTGGGGCAGGGGCTTGCCGTCGATCGAGATCGCACCCGAATCGATCGTCTCCAAGCGGTTGATCGTGCGGCACAGCGTGGACTTCCCGGACCCGGAGGGCCCGATGACGACCACGACCTCGCCACGGGCGATGGTCAGGTCGATGTCCTGGAGCACATGCAGCGCGCCGAAGTGCTTGTTGACGTCGCTCAGTACGACAAGGTCGTCGCCCGCGGGCGCGGCATCCTCGGCGGCCTTGGTCACTGAAACTCCGCTCATCGGCTTCTTGCTCCGTCCTCCTCGGGTGCCAAGGACACTAATGACGCGGTGCGACCAGCGTCATTACATCTGAGCGGAAATTGAGCATAACGATCCGGCGGCAACCGGACACTCCGCGTGAAGGGGACGCCACGCGCAGCTGCGGGGCGTACCGGGTGCATAACGGAAACCCTGCTGTAACCGGCAACCTCTTGACTGGCATACCCGTCATCGGAGTGGATGCCCTGTGCGGCAAAAGAACGTGAAGCACCGCTGAACGGAGAGTTTCGCCGGGGATCTTCCAGGTGAAGCGCGCGAAACTTGAGGTATCGCCCGGTGACGCCGTGCGACGGTGGCGTGAGATCACGACCGGTTACGTGAACGAGTCCGGGAGAGCCCCACGGCCCGGGGAGAGCGAGAGGAGGGCCATGAGACTGCTGCTCGTCGAGGACGACGACCATGTCGCGGCGGCCCTGTCCGCCGTGCTCGCCCGGCACGGGTTCCAGGTCGTGCACGCCCGCAACGGCGAGGAGGCCCTGCGCGCGCTGCTCCCCGCGGAGAAGGAGCCCTTCGGGGTCATCCTCCTCGACCTCGGCCTGCCCGACCAGGACGGCTACGAGGTCTGCGGCAAGATCCGCAAGCGCACCGCCACCCCGGTGATCATGGTGACCGCCCGCGCCGACGTCCGCTCACGCATCCACGGACTCAACCTCGGCGCCGACGACTACGTCACCAAGCCCTACGACACCGGCGAGCTGCTCGCCCGTATCCACGCGGTCGCCCGGCGCACCACCAGCGGCGAGGACACCGCCCCGACCCCCGTGGCCGCCCTGCGCCTGGGGACCGTGGAGATAGAGCTGCCCACCCGGCGCGTCAGCGTCGACGGCACCGAAGTCCAGCTCACCCGCAAGGAGTTCGACCTCCTGGCCCTCCTCGCTCAGCGGCCCGGCGTGGTCTTCCGCCGCGAGCAGATCATCAGCGAGGTCTGGCGCACCAGCTGGGAGGGGACGGGGCGCACCCTGGAGGTGCACGTGGCCTCGCTCCGCTCCAAGCTGCGGCTGCCCGCCCTCATCGAGACCGTGCGGGGCGTCGGCTACCGGCTCGTCGCGCCGTCC
Proteins encoded in this window:
- a CDS encoding glutamate ABC transporter substrate-binding protein, with the protein product MKLRKSAAVAAIAVLALTATACGGKEGSAGDKPGGTKPGSSEAPELPTYTVAKDVDLDSPVFKKAKQRGKLIIGAKADQPYLGFEDQSTKERSGFDIEIAKMIAADLGFTEKQIEWKTVDSGIRETAISKGQVDYFVGTYTINDERKKQVGFAGPYYKAGADLLVRKDDDSIKGKESVKGKKVCSIVGSTPLQEIKKPEYGANVVELAKYSDCVQQVLTKQVDALTTDDSILKGYAAANPGKLKVVGQPFTSEPYGVGLNKDDKVLRDAINNSLENHVKDGTYKKIYEATLGLSGSDYIEPPALERY
- a CDS encoding response regulator transcription factor encodes the protein MRLLLVEDDDHVAAALSAVLARHGFQVVHARNGEEALRALLPAEKEPFGVILLDLGLPDQDGYEVCGKIRKRTATPVIMVTARADVRSRIHGLNLGADDYVTKPYDTGELLARIHAVARRTTSGEDTAPTPVAALRLGTVEIELPTRRVSVDGTEVQLTRKEFDLLALLAQRPGVVFRREQIISEVWRTSWEGTGRTLEVHVASLRSKLRLPALIETVRGVGYRLVAPSA
- a CDS encoding amino acid ABC transporter ATP-binding protein — translated: MSGVSVTKAAEDAAPAGDDLVVLSDVNKHFGALHVLQDIDLTIARGEVVVVIGPSGSGKSTLCRTINRLETIDSGAISIDGKPLPQEGKELARLRADVGMVFQSFNLFAHKTVLENVVLGQTKVRKADKKAAEEKARTLLDRVGVGVQADKYPAQLSGGQQQRVAIARALAMDPKVMLFDEPTSALDPEMINEVLEVMQQLARDGMTMIVVTHEMGFARSAANRVVFMADGKIVEEATPEQFFSNPRSDRAKDFLSKILHH